From Synechococcus sp. A10-1-5-1, a single genomic window includes:
- a CDS encoding O-antigen ligase: protein MTQLWRRPLHAGLELLDGERPAAATPWGWRCFQVALLLLPASALLAGLLLLVALILGSRQPTAWRDDRVNWWLAAIGLWMVLGCFAASSGWLSWVGLGNWLPFFWAFWGFQPYLATPEARRRVALWLVAGTVPVLGTGFGQMVLGWSGPYELLGGAIVWWIRGGGNPPGRLSGLFDYANITAAWLALSWPLVLAAFLQHCRRWRSGPLAFGLWGVSFALVVTQVAEMLATDSRNGWGALVLAVPIVLGPGRWIWLVPLLLLALLPVALATLPGVPAVIQAPLREIVPQSIWGRLNDFNSQGERPLALTRLSQWGTALGLIGERPWLGWGAAAFSVIYPLRTGHWHGHPHNIALDLALSHGLPVALGLVGLVLWLLIRGVRLGMASGALFERAWWAAALVLVVLHATDIPMYDSRLNIAGWILLAGLRCRF, encoded by the coding sequence ATGACCCAGCTCTGGCGCAGGCCTCTGCACGCCGGTTTGGAGTTGCTGGATGGAGAGCGGCCGGCGGCGGCGACCCCCTGGGGTTGGCGCTGCTTTCAGGTGGCTCTGCTGCTCCTGCCGGCCAGTGCGCTCTTGGCGGGATTGCTGCTGCTGGTGGCCTTGATCCTGGGGAGCCGTCAGCCGACGGCCTGGCGGGACGACCGGGTCAATTGGTGGCTCGCCGCCATCGGTCTCTGGATGGTCCTGGGCTGTTTTGCCGCCTCGAGCGGTTGGCTCTCCTGGGTGGGCTTGGGCAATTGGTTGCCCTTCTTTTGGGCGTTCTGGGGGTTCCAGCCCTATCTGGCCACGCCCGAGGCCAGGCGCAGGGTGGCCCTGTGGCTCGTGGCGGGAACCGTGCCGGTGCTGGGCACGGGCTTTGGCCAGATGGTGCTCGGCTGGAGCGGTCCCTACGAACTGCTGGGCGGGGCGATCGTTTGGTGGATCCGTGGTGGAGGCAACCCACCCGGGCGACTTTCGGGCCTGTTTGATTACGCCAACATCACGGCTGCCTGGCTGGCCTTGAGCTGGCCCCTGGTGCTGGCGGCCTTTCTGCAGCATTGCCGTCGCTGGCGCTCTGGCCCCCTGGCTTTTGGGCTCTGGGGCGTCAGTTTTGCCTTGGTGGTCACCCAGGTGGCGGAGATGTTGGCCACCGATTCCCGCAACGGTTGGGGAGCCTTGGTTTTAGCGGTCCCGATCGTGCTCGGACCGGGGCGCTGGATTTGGCTGGTGCCCCTGTTGCTGCTGGCGCTATTGCCCGTCGCCCTGGCGACCCTGCCGGGGGTGCCGGCGGTCATTCAGGCCCCCCTGCGGGAGATCGTGCCCCAGTCGATCTGGGGCCGATTGAACGATTTCAACTCCCAGGGGGAGAGGCCCCTGGCCCTCACCCGCCTCAGTCAGTGGGGGACGGCCCTTGGATTGATCGGCGAGCGCCCCTGGCTGGGTTGGGGGGCAGCGGCCTTCAGCGTGATCTATCCCCTGCGGACGGGCCATTGGCATGGCCATCCCCACAACATCGCTCTGGACCTGGCCCTCAGCCATGGCCTGCCGGTGGCCCTGGGTCTGGTGGGCCTGGTGCTCTGGCTGTTGATCCGCGGCGTGCGGCTCGGGATGGCCAGCGGTGCACTGTTTGAGCGGGCCTGGTGGGCAGCGGCGCTGGTGCTGGTGGTGCTGCATGCCACCGACATCCCGATGTACGACAGCCGCCTGAACATTGCCGGTTGGATTCTCTTGGCCGGTCTGCGCTGCCGCTTCTAG
- the acnB gene encoding bifunctional aconitate hydratase 2/2-methylisocitrate dehydratase, with protein sequence MSASSFLADYRAAAAEREAQGVPALPLTAAETQSLTELLQAPPAGEEQFLLHLLSERIPPGVDEAAYVKADWLSAVAQGKTTSPLVSPVEAVKLLATMIGGYNVGALIELLSHGDAAIAEAAATGLSRTLLVYDAYNDVLELASSNAQAKRVIESWANAEWFTAKPELPAEITVTVFKVEGETNTDDLSPATHATTRPDIPLHATAMLETRMPGGLDLIAELKQKGHPVAYVGDVVGTGSSRKSAINSVLWHTGTDIPHVPNKRSGGVVIGGKIAPIFFNTAEDSGALPIECDVSALNSGDVITIRPYAGTIERAAGEANAGEVVARFELKPSTITDEVRAGGRIPLMIGRALTDKVRAQLGLPASDLFIRPSAPADTGKGFTLAQKMVGKACGLPGVRPGTSCEPLMTTVGSQDTTGPMTRDEMKELACLGFSADLVMQSFCHTAAYPKPVDLKTHAELPDFISSRGGVALRPGDGIIHSWLNRMLLPDTVGTGGDSHTRFPLGISFPAGSGLVAFAAAIGAMPLDMPESVLVKFSGSLQPGVTLRDVVNAIPYVAIQQGLLTVEKAGKKNIFSGRIMEIEGLPDLKLEQAFELTDATAERSCAGSTIKLSVETVSEYLRSNVALLKNMIARGYSDARTLARRIKAMEEWLANPVLMEADADAEYAAVIEINLDEINEPILACPNDPDNVKTLSDVAGDQIDEVFIGSCMTNIGHYRAAATVLEGQGENTARLWVCPPTRMDEEVLKQEGYYGIFEKAGSRMEMPGCSLCMGNQARVEENTTVFSTSTRNFNNRLGNGAQVYLGSAELAAVCAQLGRIPTKEDYLAIAAAKIDPKGAELYRYLNFDQIEGFEDSGRVLSSDDEAKVLAGV encoded by the coding sequence ATGTCCGCCAGCAGCTTCCTTGCCGACTACCGCGCCGCCGCTGCGGAGCGAGAAGCCCAAGGGGTCCCAGCCCTGCCGCTGACCGCCGCTGAAACCCAGTCCCTGACAGAACTTCTCCAGGCTCCCCCCGCCGGAGAAGAACAGTTCCTGCTGCATCTGCTCTCTGAGCGCATCCCCCCTGGGGTGGATGAGGCGGCCTACGTGAAAGCCGACTGGCTCAGTGCTGTGGCCCAGGGCAAAACCACCAGCCCACTGGTGAGCCCCGTGGAGGCGGTGAAGCTGCTGGCCACCATGATCGGCGGCTACAACGTCGGGGCCCTGATTGAGCTGCTCTCCCATGGAGACGCGGCCATCGCAGAGGCCGCCGCGACAGGGCTCAGCCGCACCCTGCTGGTCTACGACGCCTACAACGATGTGCTGGAGCTGGCCTCCAGCAACGCCCAGGCCAAGCGAGTCATCGAGAGCTGGGCCAATGCCGAGTGGTTCACCGCCAAGCCCGAGCTGCCGGCGGAGATCACGGTCACGGTCTTCAAGGTGGAGGGCGAGACCAATACCGATGACCTCTCCCCCGCGACCCACGCCACCACCCGCCCCGACATTCCGCTTCACGCCACGGCGATGCTCGAGACCCGGATGCCCGGCGGTCTGGATCTCATTGCCGAGCTCAAGCAAAAAGGCCACCCCGTGGCCTACGTGGGCGACGTGGTCGGCACCGGCAGCTCCCGTAAATCCGCCATCAACTCGGTGCTCTGGCACACCGGTACGGACATTCCCCACGTGCCCAACAAGCGCAGCGGCGGGGTGGTGATTGGCGGCAAGATCGCGCCGATCTTCTTCAACACGGCTGAGGATTCCGGTGCCCTGCCCATCGAATGCGACGTCAGCGCCCTGAATTCCGGAGACGTCATCACGATTCGCCCCTACGCCGGGACGATCGAGCGGGCTGCCGGTGAAGCCAATGCCGGCGAAGTGGTGGCTCGTTTCGAGCTCAAGCCCAGCACCATCACCGATGAGGTGCGTGCCGGCGGTCGCATCCCCCTGATGATCGGCCGCGCCCTGACTGACAAAGTGCGCGCCCAACTGGGTCTGCCCGCCAGCGACCTGTTCATTCGCCCCAGCGCCCCCGCCGACACCGGCAAGGGCTTCACCCTGGCCCAGAAGATGGTGGGCAAGGCCTGCGGCCTGCCCGGCGTGCGCCCCGGCACCAGCTGCGAGCCACTGATGACCACCGTCGGCTCCCAGGACACCACCGGGCCGATGACCCGTGATGAGATGAAGGAGCTGGCCTGCCTGGGCTTCTCCGCCGACCTGGTGATGCAGAGCTTCTGCCACACCGCGGCATACCCCAAGCCAGTCGACCTGAAGACCCACGCCGAGCTGCCCGATTTCATCAGCTCCCGCGGTGGCGTGGCCCTGCGCCCCGGCGACGGCATCATCCACAGCTGGCTGAACAGGATGCTGCTGCCCGACACCGTGGGCACCGGCGGTGACAGCCACACCCGCTTTCCCCTGGGCATCTCCTTCCCCGCAGGCTCCGGTCTAGTGGCCTTCGCCGCCGCCATCGGCGCGATGCCCCTGGACATGCCCGAATCGGTTCTCGTGAAGTTCTCCGGCTCTCTGCAACCCGGAGTCACTCTGCGGGATGTCGTGAATGCCATTCCCTATGTGGCCATCCAGCAGGGGCTGCTCACGGTGGAGAAGGCCGGCAAGAAGAACATCTTCAGCGGCCGGATCATGGAAATCGAAGGCCTTCCCGACCTGAAGCTCGAGCAAGCCTTCGAGCTGACCGACGCCACGGCCGAGCGCTCCTGTGCCGGCAGCACCATCAAGCTCTCGGTGGAGACGGTGAGTGAATACCTGCGCAGCAACGTGGCGCTGCTGAAGAACATGATCGCCCGCGGCTACAGCGATGCCCGCACCCTGGCCCGCCGGATCAAGGCCATGGAGGAATGGCTTGCCAATCCCGTGCTGATGGAGGCCGACGCCGACGCTGAATACGCCGCGGTGATCGAGATCAACCTCGATGAGATCAACGAGCCGATCCTGGCCTGCCCGAACGACCCCGACAACGTCAAAACCCTCTCCGATGTGGCCGGAGATCAGATCGATGAAGTCTTCATCGGCTCCTGCATGACCAACATCGGCCACTACCGCGCCGCAGCGACTGTCCTGGAGGGACAAGGGGAGAACACGGCCCGCCTCTGGGTCTGCCCCCCAACCCGAATGGATGAGGAGGTGCTCAAGCAGGAGGGTTACTACGGAATCTTCGAGAAGGCAGGCTCCCGCATGGAGATGCCCGGCTGCTCCCTCTGCATGGGCAACCAGGCCCGGGTCGAGGAGAACACCACCGTGTTCTCCACCAGCACCCGAAACTTCAACAACCGCCTGGGCAATGGCGCTCAGGTGTATCTCGGCAGCGCCGAGCTGGCTGCGGTCTGCGCCCAGCTCGGCCGCATCCCCACCAAGGAGGACTACCTGGCCATCGCCGCCGCCAAGATCGATCCCAAGGGGGCTGAGCTCTACCGCTACCTGAACTTCGATCAGATCGAAGGCTTTGAAGACAGCGGTCGCGTGCTCAGCAGCGACGACGAAGCAAAAGTGCTGGCAGGGGTCTAG
- a CDS encoding diacylglycerol/polyprenol kinase family protein has translation MVTQQLFGVAAVVAWLATVLLIALAVRRRWPQQKEWSRKVVHIGTGAVVLLAWAFAIPRGLALSAAALVTVGTALNHRFRLLPAVEDVGRHSYGTIAYGASITILLALYWPQQPLPVAAGVLVMACGDGLAGLIGPQLNSPRWQLFGQTKSVAGTGAMALTSWLVLALMIGVAQATGTPAPSMGAAAAIALTATGLEQLSGFGIDNLSVPLSTAYLWQLAMP, from the coding sequence GTGGTCACGCAACAGCTCTTCGGCGTGGCCGCTGTCGTGGCATGGCTGGCCACCGTTCTGCTGATCGCTCTGGCCGTACGCCGGCGTTGGCCGCAACAGAAAGAGTGGAGCCGCAAGGTTGTTCACATCGGTACGGGCGCGGTGGTCCTCTTGGCCTGGGCCTTTGCCATCCCCCGGGGCCTCGCCCTGAGTGCCGCGGCCCTGGTCACCGTGGGGACCGCCCTCAACCATCGCTTCCGCCTGCTGCCGGCCGTCGAAGACGTGGGACGCCACAGCTACGGAACGATTGCCTACGGCGCCTCGATCACAATTCTGTTGGCTCTGTACTGGCCCCAGCAACCGCTACCCGTAGCCGCCGGAGTGCTGGTGATGGCCTGCGGTGATGGGCTGGCCGGACTGATCGGACCACAGCTCAACTCGCCGCGCTGGCAACTCTTCGGTCAAACCAAATCTGTCGCGGGCACTGGCGCCATGGCCCTCACCAGCTGGCTCGTTCTTGCCCTCATGATCGGTGTGGCTCAGGCGACGGGGACCCCAGCACCCAGCATGGGGGCCGCTGCAGCCATCGCGCTGACTGCCACCGGCCTAGAGCAACTGAGCGGCTTTGGCATCGACAACTTGAGCGTGCCGTTATCCACCGCTTATCTCTGGCAACTCGCTATGCCCTGA
- a CDS encoding ClC family H(+)/Cl(-) exchange transporter, with the protein MQTHGLKLELQSWRASRNLERLVQQRWPAVVLTLIVTGLGAAAAGLLFKTGVGWLGSWRLGLLETASPWLVLPSMGAIGGLLSAVLISTLAPTAAGSGIPQVMRFLSRQSLPMNLQVAIVKLLAGILAIGSGFPLGPEGPAVQMGSSVGWQMARWFKAPPSLLRVIVAAGGGAGIAAVFHAPLGGFFYAIEELLRKSGPILLLLVLGTAFAGSFWADVMGLAGFGEQSAGIGQRGFQISSEYQLDIQFLPKDLIYLVALGIVVGLLAELYTRYVVKMQSLGQRFFSGKIVIRMLLGGIALGCLYAALPADFRNNAALQHAIVDGHVELSKAVGIFTLLFFATGLAAATGAPGGLFAPMLTLGGALGLTAAGIAEHLSGHAPSTYVFAGMAAFIAACSRTPITAVFLVFALTKDLLILKPLFVCAVVSFVISRITHEHSIYQRQLALQSSATSTQGEMKLPGTPLSPREL; encoded by the coding sequence TTGCAAACCCACGGCCTGAAGCTGGAACTGCAGTCCTGGAGAGCCAGCCGCAACCTGGAACGGCTGGTGCAGCAGCGCTGGCCTGCTGTCGTCCTCACCCTGATCGTCACCGGCCTGGGGGCCGCTGCAGCTGGTCTGCTGTTCAAGACCGGTGTGGGCTGGCTGGGCAGTTGGCGCCTGGGCCTGCTGGAGACCGCGAGCCCCTGGTTGGTGCTGCCCTCCATGGGAGCCATCGGCGGCCTGCTCTCGGCGGTGCTAATCAGCACCCTGGCTCCGACGGCGGCGGGCTCGGGGATTCCTCAGGTGATGCGCTTCCTCTCGCGCCAGAGCCTGCCGATGAACCTGCAGGTCGCCATCGTCAAATTGCTGGCAGGCATCCTGGCCATTGGCAGCGGCTTCCCGCTCGGACCAGAAGGTCCTGCCGTTCAAATGGGCAGTTCCGTGGGCTGGCAGATGGCCCGCTGGTTCAAGGCCCCGCCCTCCCTGCTCCGGGTGATCGTGGCGGCCGGCGGCGGCGCGGGCATTGCAGCGGTCTTCCACGCCCCCCTGGGGGGCTTCTTCTACGCGATTGAAGAGCTGCTGCGGAAATCCGGTCCGATCCTGTTGCTGCTGGTGCTGGGCACGGCCTTCGCCGGCAGCTTCTGGGCCGATGTGATGGGTCTCGCTGGCTTTGGTGAGCAAAGCGCCGGCATCGGCCAGCGGGGTTTTCAGATCAGCAGCGAGTACCAACTGGATATCCAGTTCCTACCCAAGGACCTGATCTACCTGGTGGCCTTGGGGATTGTGGTGGGCCTGCTGGCCGAGCTCTACACCCGCTATGTGGTGAAGATGCAGTCCCTAGGACAACGCTTCTTCTCCGGGAAGATCGTGATCCGGATGCTGCTTGGGGGCATTGCTCTGGGCTGCCTCTATGCCGCCCTACCCGCTGACTTCCGCAACAACGCGGCGCTGCAGCACGCGATCGTCGATGGCCACGTGGAACTCAGCAAGGCCGTGGGCATCTTCACCCTGCTGTTTTTTGCCACGGGCCTCGCCGCCGCGACCGGAGCGCCGGGAGGCCTGTTTGCGCCCATGTTGACCCTGGGCGGAGCCCTGGGGCTAACCGCTGCGGGCATCGCCGAACACCTCTCTGGCCATGCCCCCAGCACCTACGTCTTTGCGGGGATGGCGGCCTTTATCGCCGCCTGTTCCCGCACACCGATCACGGCGGTCTTCCTGGTCTTTGCCCTGACCAAGGACCTGTTGATCCTCAAGCCCCTGTTTGTCTGCGCAGTGGTCAGTTTCGTGATCTCGCGGATCACCCACGAACACTCGATTTACCAGAGGCAGCTGGCCCTGCAAAGCAGTGCCACGAGCACCCAAGGGGAGATGAAGCTGCCGGGCACGCCGCTGAGCCCGCGGGAGCTTTGA
- a CDS encoding radical SAM protein — MLAFPSTYTVGITSLGYQVVWATLAQRADVDVRRLFTDQGDPQHRHCDLFGLSLSWELDGPVLLDLLEQQRIPIWASERGDNDPIVFGGGPVLTANPEPLAPFFDAVLLGDGELLLPAFIDALQACKTAPRHERLRRLAAVPGVYVPSLYAPRYSEDGALLAIEPIEAGIPETVEKQTWRGNTLSHSTVITPEAAWPSIHMVEVVRSCPELCRFCLASYLTLPFRTPSLDDGLIPAVEKGLGATQRLGLLGASVTQHPQFGDLLQWLDQDRFEGTRVSVSSVRAATVTPELGRILAKRGSKSLTIAIESGSERMREVVNKKLATEEIYAAARYAKEGGLSGLKLYGMAGLPSESEEDIEATADLMLKLKKATPGLRLSLGVSTFVPKAHTPFQWQGVRPEAEKRLKLLAKRLKPKGIELRPESYGWSVIQALLSRSDRRLAPVIAAVRGRHDKLGGWKQAYRDAETPLPPWEEVIHNAWDANRVLPWEHLKGPLPKATLRKHHDEALA; from the coding sequence GTGTTGGCCTTCCCCAGCACCTACACCGTGGGGATTACGAGCCTGGGCTATCAGGTGGTCTGGGCGACCTTGGCCCAGCGCGCCGATGTGGACGTGCGGCGCCTCTTCACCGACCAAGGGGATCCGCAGCACCGGCACTGCGACCTCTTTGGCCTATCCCTGAGTTGGGAACTCGACGGGCCGGTGCTGCTGGATCTGCTGGAGCAACAGCGCATCCCGATCTGGGCGAGCGAGCGCGGCGACAACGATCCGATCGTCTTCGGCGGGGGGCCGGTGCTGACCGCCAACCCTGAACCCCTGGCTCCCTTCTTTGATGCGGTTCTGCTCGGCGACGGCGAACTGCTGCTGCCAGCGTTCATCGATGCCCTGCAGGCGTGCAAAACCGCCCCGCGCCACGAGCGCCTGCGCCGCCTGGCGGCGGTGCCCGGTGTCTATGTCCCGTCGCTCTATGCCCCCCGCTACAGCGAGGACGGCGCACTGCTGGCGATTGAACCGATCGAGGCCGGCATCCCCGAAACCGTTGAGAAGCAGACCTGGCGCGGCAACACCCTGAGCCACTCCACGGTGATCACCCCAGAGGCGGCCTGGCCCTCCATTCATATGGTCGAGGTGGTGCGCAGCTGCCCGGAGCTCTGCCGCTTCTGCCTGGCCAGCTACCTCACCCTGCCCTTCCGCACCCCGAGCCTCGATGACGGGCTGATCCCGGCGGTGGAGAAAGGCCTAGGAGCCACCCAGCGCTTGGGGCTGCTAGGGGCATCGGTCACCCAGCACCCGCAATTCGGCGACCTACTGCAGTGGCTCGATCAGGACCGCTTCGAAGGCACCCGAGTCAGCGTCAGTTCCGTGCGGGCCGCCACCGTCACCCCCGAGCTCGGGCGCATCCTGGCCAAACGCGGCAGCAAGTCCCTCACCATCGCCATCGAAAGCGGCAGCGAGCGCATGCGCGAGGTGGTCAACAAAAAGCTCGCCACCGAGGAGATCTATGCCGCGGCCCGCTACGCCAAAGAAGGTGGCCTCAGCGGCCTGAAGCTCTATGGCATGGCCGGCCTGCCCTCGGAAAGCGAGGAGGACATCGAGGCCACCGCCGACCTGATGCTGAAGCTCAAGAAGGCCACCCCAGGGCTGCGTCTGTCTCTAGGGGTCAGCACCTTTGTGCCCAAGGCCCACACCCCCTTCCAGTGGCAAGGCGTCCGCCCCGAAGCCGAGAAACGGCTGAAGCTTCTGGCCAAGCGGCTCAAGCCCAAGGGCATCGAACTACGCCCCGAGAGCTATGGCTGGAGTGTGATTCAGGCGCTGCTCTCCCGCAGCGACCGGCGCCTGGCCCCGGTGATCGCTGCGGTGCGCGGCCGCCACGACAAACTCGGCGGCTGGAAGCAGGCCTACCGCGACGCCGAGACGCCCCTACCCCCCTGGGAGGAGGTGATCCACAACGCCTGGGATGCCAATCGGGTCCTGCCCTGGGAGCACCTCAAAGGCCCCCTGCCCAAGGCCACCCTGCGCAAGCACCACGACGAAGCCCTGGCCTAG
- the purU gene encoding formyltetrahydrofolate deformylase: MTAATAILQMICPDQPGLVRELSGWVAGNGGNIVHADHHSDQGAGLFLSRIEWQLEGFGLPREAIAPAAVSLAERLGGEQTVTFSDQRPAVAIFVSKQDHCLLDLLWRVRTGELPMRVPLVVSNHPDLASIAQEFGAQFVHVPISKANRGEAEARHLELLKEHGIELVILAKYMQVLTPSFLAAFDPPDAFHRVINIHHSFLPAFMGAQPYHRAWERGVKLIGATGHYVTDELDAGPIIAQSTVNVSHRDEVEDLIRKGRDTERLALARAVRLHLKRQVMVYRGRTAVFE, translated from the coding sequence ATGACGGCTGCCACCGCCATCCTTCAGATGATTTGTCCGGATCAGCCGGGGCTTGTGCGGGAGCTCTCCGGTTGGGTCGCGGGTAACGGCGGCAACATCGTCCATGCCGATCACCACAGCGACCAAGGGGCTGGATTGTTCCTGAGCCGCATTGAGTGGCAGCTTGAGGGCTTCGGTTTGCCCCGCGAGGCGATTGCCCCGGCTGCGGTGTCTCTGGCGGAACGCCTGGGTGGTGAACAGACGGTCACCTTCTCCGATCAGCGCCCTGCAGTGGCGATCTTTGTCAGCAAGCAGGACCACTGTTTATTGGATCTGCTCTGGCGTGTGCGCACCGGTGAGTTGCCGATGCGGGTGCCGCTGGTGGTTTCCAACCACCCGGACCTCGCTTCGATCGCCCAGGAGTTCGGCGCCCAGTTCGTCCATGTGCCGATCAGCAAGGCCAACCGAGGCGAGGCGGAGGCCCGTCACCTTGAGCTCCTGAAGGAGCACGGCATTGAGTTGGTGATCCTGGCGAAGTACATGCAGGTCCTCACCCCGAGCTTTCTGGCGGCTTTTGATCCCCCGGATGCCTTTCACCGGGTGATCAACATCCACCACTCCTTTCTGCCGGCCTTCATGGGGGCGCAGCCGTATCACCGTGCCTGGGAGCGGGGTGTGAAGTTAATCGGGGCCACCGGGCACTACGTGACCGACGAGCTCGATGCGGGCCCGATCATTGCCCAGTCCACTGTCAACGTGAGCCATCGCGACGAGGTGGAGGATCTGATCCGTAAAGGTCGCGACACCGAGCGTCTGGCCTTGGCCCGGGCGGTGCGCTTGCATCTGAAACGACAAGTGATGGTCTACCGCGGCCGTACGGCGGTGTTCGAATGA
- a CDS encoding 3-deoxy-7-phosphoheptulonate synthase → MIPTSDLHVVETRPLVAPTLLHGELPLSEAAGRTVREARERIKAILRGDDQRLLVIVGPCSVHDVDAAKDYAAAIAEEHKRHRDQLEVVMRVYFEKPRTTVGWKGLINDPHLDGSYDINTGLRLARGLLLHLADMGLPAATELLDPVVPQYIADLISWTAIGARTTESQTHREMASGLSMPIGFKNGTDGSAITAINAMEAAARPHHFLGINKDGQAAIVTTTGNPDGHLVLRGGKQGTNYHREAIEEASAALVKDGLPARVMVDCSHGNSNKDYRRQGEVAAEVADQLRAGSCDVMGVMLESHLVAGNQKISPDRAALTYGQSITDACIDLETTREVLAGLAEAVAATQSASAVAV, encoded by the coding sequence ATGATTCCCACCTCTGATCTCCACGTGGTGGAAACCCGGCCCCTCGTGGCGCCCACCCTGTTGCACGGCGAGCTGCCCCTGAGTGAGGCCGCGGGCCGCACGGTGCGCGAGGCCCGTGAGCGGATCAAGGCCATCCTGCGGGGCGATGACCAGCGCCTGCTGGTGATTGTTGGCCCCTGCTCGGTCCATGACGTGGATGCGGCGAAGGACTACGCCGCCGCCATTGCTGAAGAGCACAAGCGTCACCGCGATCAGCTTGAAGTGGTGATGCGGGTCTATTTCGAGAAGCCCCGCACCACCGTTGGCTGGAAGGGCTTGATCAATGACCCCCACCTCGACGGCAGCTACGACATCAACACCGGTCTGCGCCTGGCCCGTGGTCTCCTGCTGCACCTGGCGGACATGGGGCTGCCTGCGGCCACCGAGCTTCTGGATCCCGTTGTTCCCCAGTACATCGCTGATCTGATCAGCTGGACTGCGATCGGCGCCCGCACCACCGAGAGCCAGACCCACCGCGAGATGGCCTCCGGGTTGTCGATGCCGATCGGCTTCAAGAACGGCACCGATGGCAGTGCAATCACGGCCATCAATGCCATGGAGGCGGCCGCACGCCCCCATCATTTCCTGGGCATTAATAAGGATGGTCAAGCCGCCATCGTCACCACCACCGGCAACCCCGATGGCCATTTGGTCCTGCGGGGCGGTAAGCAGGGCACCAACTACCACCGCGAGGCCATTGAAGAAGCCTCCGCAGCCCTGGTCAAAGACGGGCTACCGGCTCGGGTCATGGTCGACTGCAGCCATGGCAACTCCAATAAGGACTACCGGCGCCAAGGTGAAGTGGCGGCCGAGGTGGCCGATCAACTGCGGGCGGGCTCCTGCGATGTCATGGGTGTGATGCTCGAGAGCCACCTGGTGGCGGGCAATCAAAAGATCAGCCCCGATCGCGCAGCCCTGACCTACGGCCAGAGCATCACGGATGCGTGCATTGATCTGGAGACGACGCGTGAGGTTCTTGCCGGCTTGGCAGAAGCGGTCGCTGCGACTCAGAGTGCCTCTGCCGTAGCGGTTTAG
- a CDS encoding inverse autotransporter beta domain-containing protein codes for MALTLGTGARAEETQQRLEGFSSSELGLTEEPAVEQDKPLISEDQLPAEGKTITIGKPLAHQPWKCDVFVDPRSRACLGPAEVRQPRNLFERIVQKGAGYAAQYGPAMVNGDGVDLGGVVQSEVTRTLISSGVNYANKQIKKIPFFAQTTLGLNAATSSDLTGYLDSFMRLKTLGYDNEGDPMGLMFGQARVTLETSAQPQVNVGLGSRYRLGDEAMVGLNGFWDLRTTNYSTAYTRWGIGAEGFWKSFELRNNWYINGSAQKDITINAIDYTERVVPGWDVELGYRIPSYPQLAMYLRGFNWDYTGAHSDNSGVEGSVNWQATPHANLELWVSNEIPAYPTDSNNDIGNQPGPYFGARIRLTGRPVTFAKNNAKQNLITQMTQPVRRRYEVLLERTKKPITSFTNQASGT; via the coding sequence TTGGCCCTGACACTGGGCACTGGAGCGCGAGCCGAGGAAACTCAGCAGCGACTGGAAGGCTTCAGCAGCTCCGAACTCGGCCTGACCGAGGAGCCAGCGGTAGAGCAAGACAAACCGCTGATTAGCGAGGACCAACTGCCCGCAGAAGGCAAGACGATCACGATCGGCAAGCCGCTGGCGCACCAACCCTGGAAGTGCGACGTCTTCGTCGACCCCCGCTCCCGCGCTTGCCTGGGTCCCGCCGAGGTGCGTCAGCCCCGCAACCTGTTTGAGCGGATCGTTCAAAAGGGTGCCGGCTACGCCGCTCAATACGGCCCGGCGATGGTCAATGGCGATGGCGTTGACCTGGGCGGAGTTGTCCAGTCCGAGGTCACCCGCACCCTGATCAGCAGCGGCGTGAACTACGCCAACAAGCAGATCAAGAAGATCCCCTTCTTCGCGCAAACAACCCTCGGCCTAAACGCAGCCACCAGCAGTGACCTGACGGGCTACCTCGATAGCTTCATGCGCCTCAAGACGCTGGGCTACGACAACGAGGGCGATCCGATGGGCCTGATGTTTGGCCAAGCGCGGGTCACCCTGGAGACCTCCGCCCAACCCCAGGTCAATGTGGGCTTGGGCAGCCGCTACCGCCTCGGCGATGAGGCCATGGTCGGCCTGAACGGCTTCTGGGACCTACGCACCACGAACTACTCCACCGCCTACACCCGCTGGGGCATCGGCGCTGAGGGCTTCTGGAAGAGCTTTGAGCTGCGCAACAACTGGTACATCAACGGTTCAGCTCAAAAAGACATCACCATCAACGCCATCGACTACACCGAGCGGGTCGTTCCTGGTTGGGATGTGGAGCTGGGTTACCGCATCCCCTCCTATCCCCAACTGGCGATGTATCTCCGTGGCTTCAACTGGGATTACACCGGTGCTCACAGCGATAACAGCGGTGTCGAAGGCTCGGTGAACTGGCAGGCCACTCCCCACGCCAACCTGGAGCTGTGGGTGTCGAATGAAATCCCGGCCTACCCCACCGACTCGAACAACGACATCGGCAATCAGCCGGGCCCCTATTTCGGCGCTCGCATTCGTCTGACCGGCCGCCCGGTGACCTTCGCGAAGAACAACGCCAAACAAAACCTGATCACCCAGATGACCCAGCCAGTGCGTCGTCGCTACGAGGTGCTGCTTGAGCGAACGAAGAAACCGATAACAAGCTTCACCAACCAGGCATCCGGTACATAA